The segment AACTGAAAACCGGAGATCAGGTGACCTTGAAAGGAAAAGAGTTCGAGATATCAGAAGTGCGAGAAGAGCAGGGAACTGTAGACGACAGCACCGTCTGGATCAATCTGAAGGAAGCCCAGGAACTGCTTGATCGCCAAAACCTGCTGAATGCCATTCTGGCATTGGAATGTAACTGCGCCACGCTTGACCGGGTGACTGAAATTCGTGAAGAGCTGGCCTCCGTTCTGCCGGGCACAAAGATTATCGAACGAGGTCCGCCAGCGCTCGCTCGCGCGGAAGCCCGCAACAAAGCGAAACAGACTGCCGAGGAATCGCTCGCTCGCGAAAAAATTATGGGCGAAGCCTTACTCGCAGATGAACAAGGTAACCGCAAACAACGGGAACAGCAGCTCTCATTTTTCACAACGATGATGGTCGCGTTTATTATCATCTGCGCGACAATGTGGTTGGGGCTGTTAACCTACAACAATGTTCGTCAACGACGAAACGAAATCGCAATTCTCCGCGCATTCGGCGTAAGGTCATATCAAATCCTGACAACGATCATCGGTCGCAACATTCTGATTGGAATTCTGGGTGCGTTTGCGGGCATCCTGTTGGGAATCGTGGCCGGTTCTTTCTATGCGGAATGGAGTAGCGTTCAGGCCAGTGCCGCCTATGAGGCCCCGCTGAATTTACAATCGAGCGATCTACGGGATGGTTCCAGTCTACTTCTGGTCTTTCTGCTGGCTCCTGTGCTCGCCCTGATTGCAGGTTGGTTCCCCGCTTTACTCGCCTCTCGGGAAGATCCCGCGTCTATTCTGCAAAGCGAAAACTAAACTCGCTTTCGATTCCCTTTTCACTCCTTTCACTGCTTTCCTTTTATCTTGATAAGTTGGTTCGTTTATGTTGCTGCAAGCGAAACAGGCCGTCAAACGTTTCTCGACCGGTTCCCGCAATGAGGTAACTGCTGTTAACGATGTTTCGCTCGAATTGGCTGCGGGCGAATTCCTGGCGATTCAGGGTCCGAGTGGTGGTGGAAAATCGACCCTGCTATTAATGCTGGGTGGGTTGCTGCGACCGGAAAGTGGAACGATCAAAATCAATGGACGGCAACTGTACGAACTTTCTTCCGAAGAGCGAGCGGCTCTTCGGGCGACCGAGATTGGGTTTGTCTTTCAACAGTTTCATTTGATCCCCTATCTGACGGTTCGCGAAAACGTGTTGGCCCCCGGACTCGCACCACGTCCCGCTGGGAAAGTGCTCGCTCACGCGGAACTGGAACAACGTGCGGATGAATTAATCAACAGCTTTGGTCTCGAATCGAGAGCGAATCATAAACCCGGAGAGCTAAGCACCGGCGAACGTCAGCGAACGGCATTAGCGCGAGCCCTGTTGTTCTCACCTCCCTTACTGCTGGCCGATGAGCCCACGGGAAATCTGGATGACGAAAACGCCCGGATTGTTCTCACGGCAATGAAAGATTATTGTGCCGCTGGAGGAGGAGTATTGCTGGTGACGCACGATGCACGTGCATCGGAATTTGCGGATCGAACCCTCACCATTCGGGATGGGGAACTCCAAACCGAGAACGTCTCGGCTTAATTTGTTGACTCCCATTTGAGAATTCAAGTTGAAAGTAATTAGCGATGCGGGTAACCGTCGAATACATGGCTCAGATCAAACGGGCTGCCGGCCACGGACGTGAAGAGATTGAACTTCCAGAGGAATCAACGCTCGCGGATGCGCTCCAGCTACTTGCGAAATCACACGGGGAGCCACTCTCCGTCATGTTGCTGGATGCTACCGGGCAACCGATCAATTCGCTGTTACTCTTTCTCGGGCAGGATCAGGTCCGCCTGGAAGAGAACCCATTACTGGTAGACGGTTCTGAGCTGACCATTTCCACACCCATTTCGGGTGGATAGCGGTTCTTAAGGAGGGTTCGGGAGTACAATCCCGATTTCCGTCCTGCCAATTGCTTCCCATTATTGAGATTGCCCCGGGCATTGATAATTGCGGCTGGTCCCATTCTTGTCTACAGAGATATACTATTTCGTTGATGGTTCTTATTTCCTTTTCCTTGCGCGACTCCTGAGTGACATGTATCTATTTGCCCAACAGATTGCGGACACCGTTGCTACAGAAACTCCGGAATGGGTACACCAACTGCCCACCGTCAACGCAGGACTGAACGGATTGGCAACGGTTCTGCTCATGTGGGGATTCATCGCCATTAAGCAGGGAAAACGGGAAACACACAAGTTAATCATGCTGTCGACCTTCGGGGTCTCTACCGCATTCCTGGCCTGTTATCTGGTTTACCATGCGGCTCTGCATCATTATACTGGAAGTGGTTCACGGGCATTCACAGGCACCGGAATCATCAGACCGATATACTTTGGGATTCTGATTACCCACGTCATTCTGGCAATGGTGATTGCCGTGATGGTGCCGATAACGATGTATCGAGGATTAACGCATCAGTGGAATCGACACCGACGCATTGCGAAGATTACGTTCCCGCTCTGGCTGTATGTCTCCGTCACGGGAGTCGTCATTTATTTCATGCTGTACCATCTGGGATAACGGATCGATTGTTCGAATCCAAAACATTCACCTCAGTGACTTAAGTAGAATATCATGAAACGATTTTTTCTGATTTTCAGTTTGAGCATCTGCCTATGGGCTACCGGTTTGATGTCGATGGCCTCTGCCTGCCCGATGTGTAAAGAAGCGAACGAAACAGAGAACGCTCTTCCCCGCGCGTACATGTACAGCATTCTGTTTATGATCGCGATGCCCGCCACCATCTTCACCGGCCTGGGCTGGAAGTTCTACCGTCTCACCCAAGAGCGAGACGATGAACTGCCGGAAGAGGAATCGTTCGGCGAATAGGCTTCTGCCCAGTCAGAACGCATCACTCTTTATCTTGAACAAGATCCGCTGACGGTTAGCTTTCGCTGATCTGGATCGTCTCTTTTGCGACCCGCATGACATTGCCGCCGATAATCTTGCGAATGTCCTCTTCGGAATAACCGCGCTGCAGTAGACCCACTGTGTATAATGGCCAGTTGATCCAGGATAGGCTGTCTGTCGCTTCTGAAGTCGTTTTATAATCGTCGCTGGGCCACAACGATCGGAAGGGTTCCCGGCTGCGAGGTCGTTTGGGAATCTTTCGGTTTTCTTCGCCAGCGTATTGAGATGTCCAGGCGATGTCGGTTCCAATGGCGACGTGATCGACGCCGAATTTTTTCGCGATGTAATCAACATGATCGAGCATCGTCGTCAGGTCTCCCTTTCCGCGCAGATAGCGAGGAATACAGCAGATACCGACGTATCCACCGGAATCAACGATCGCCTTTACAACGTCATCCGGTTTACTGCGGAAGTGTGGATAAATCCCCCCCGCAGTCGAGTGGCTGGCCACGACCGGTTTGCCCGAGACTTCAGCCGCTTCGCGACTCGTACGCCATCCACTGTGCGCACAGTCGGGAATAATGCCAACCCGGTTCATTTCCGCAATGGCCTCGCGACCGAAGTCACTCAGACCGGCATCACTTTTTTCACCGCATCCATCGCCAATCATGTTCCGACGTTGATACGTCAGGTGCATCATTCGGATACCAAGTTCGTAGAAAATCCGAACGTATTGGAGTTCTTCAGGAATCGAGATCCATTGCTGCGCCAGAGGAACTCCATTGCCGGTCATGTAGAGACAATGTTTTCCGGCGGCTTTGGCCGCTTCGACATCGGCGGGTACAGCAGCTTTCGAAACATAGTCTTTCAAGATATCGGTCGCGTAAGTAAATCGGGCAAGACGTTTGAGTAAACGTAGAGGATCCTGTCCTTCCTGTCCCGCATTCTGAAATATCGAGGTAACACCCGAGACTCGCCACGCATTCAGGTACTCTTGTTGCTCGGCCAGATTACTGACGAAGCGGGTCATCATCATATCTTCCCGCATCTCTTCGACTTCGCTATGGGAAGCACCGGCTTCGATCGCGGCCGCTATCGCGTCTCCATCCACTGCAGCACGAGGAGCGAACGAGTACGAATCGAACACCAGTGAATCTGCATGCAACTGCAGGCCCTGTTCCAACTCGCTCGCGGAAGGTTTCAACATATTCAACGCCACTTCACGAACGTGCTGCATCCGTGGTGGAAGTCGTTCGGTTAATGCCTGGACCGGATTAAGCTCAGCAACGTCGTCACTGGCAGAAGTGGTTTGTGCAGAGAGAGCCGATGTGGCTGCAGTCAGTGCTGCCGTCGAGCACAGAAAGGTGCGGCGGTCCATGATGATATTCCGTAGTGGTCAAAACAAAGTCGGATTAGAAATGCAGAAGCAAACGAGAGATTTGTGTTCGCCCGCACTTCATTAAAAAGAGTCCGGCGACCAATTGCCAGCGCGGAATAGTTTTGAACAACGATCGATGCAAGTCGACCAATTATTTCCAGCGGAAAGGATCCTGTTCCTGCTGGCTGGAATAAACTTCTACCCCAGGGAATTTTCGTTGCAGCTTTTCGGCGAGAAGTTCCATCGCGGGACGTTCGGTTTGATAATGTCCGGCGAGTAGCAAGGCGATATCGAGTTCGCGCGCTTCGAAAGCAGTATGAAAGCGGGCTTCCCCGGTGATGAACAAATCGCACCCCACTCGGGCTGCATCGCTCAGGAATTCTCCAGCAGATCCACAGGCAATTCCTACAGTGGCGATCTGTTCTTTGGATGCACCGGAGAGCGACAAGGCGGGAACGTTTAACAGTTCTTTGACTCGGGCCACAAACTCATCAAAGGGAACAGGCGTTTTTAAGCGTCCCCAGCGCCCGGCACCTGCCAGTGAGTGAGGACCGACAGACTGATCTTCGAGGGGTCGTAGGGGTTCGATATGGGTCAAACCGAGTAACTCGGCCAATTGCTGGTTAATGCCGCTCGGCGCACTGTCGTAGCGAGTATGGGGAGAGAAGACAGCGATCTGACTTTCGATCAAATCGAGCAGCATCGATCCTTCCACGGTTGCCGTCGTGATCTGCTGCACCGGACGGAAAAGAATCGGGTGATGCGAAACTACGAGGTCAACGTTTTGCTTCACTGCTTCGGCAGCGACGTCGGGCGTCAACGTGAGGCAGGTCAGCATAGACTGGATCGTTGCGGTTTCTCGACCGATTAACAGGCCCACGTTATCCCAGGATTCTGCGAGTTCCGGCGGGGTAAGTTCGTCGAAATAAGCAATCAAGTCGGCGACGGTGGTCATCGTGGCAACTGGTCTTCCTGTTCACGGTCTGCCTGTTGAGATCGAGGAAAGGGAAAGCGGGCAGACGAATCGTTTTCATCCCAATTCTCACCGATCGTCCAGTCCTTGTTCAAGACGCGGCGTCCCCCATCCTGTTCAGCCCGGATACGGAAGGAGTAACCCCTCCAGCGATCGGCATTCTTCAGATGATAGGTTTTTGTATCGCTGCTGCCTACTCCGAGCTTGACCACCCGGGTTTGTTTTCGGCGTTGTCCAGGAATATACAGATTACAATTGAAGTTCAACAGTTCGTCTTCGACTGAATTGTTACGGATGATCTGTTTGATAATCAAGCCGTTATCTGAAGTCCGAACATCGACGACTTCGATCTCGATGTCTCCCAATCCAACCTGATAAGGCAGCTGTAACGAAAGCGTATACGGAAGTGTGTCAGCCTGTATCTTCAGGTCAATCAACGTATCATGTATACCCATGCTGACGTTGTCCGGCAGATGCAGGTTGAATGGAAGCCGCTTTTTCTCCCCCACGGCCAGACTGATCGATTTTGAATCTGGATCGATCCGCCAGTCACGGGCAGGCAGGTTAATCTTGTAAGTCACATTGATCCCCTGAGAGAACGTATTCTCCATCAACAGCGCATCGGTGTGACGTCCCGATTGACTGGGGACTTTTCCTTTCTCATAACGAACCATCATTCGCATTTTGGTGACGCCGGGCAGACAGTTGCGGATAATGATAGGCGTTTTGCCGACCTGCAGAATGTGCTGCTGAGTGCTCTGATCAATCTGAAAGTCTTCGCCGACCTGGAGTTGCTGCCCCCACACGTTATAAATTTTGACCTGCTCCGGGTTACCCAGAAATAGCTGTTCCTCGACCTGCTCTTTTTCATTCCAGAGAACCATGACTACTTCATTTTCTTTCTCGAAAAGGTAGTTCGTGCTCTCATTCGTTAATCGAAACGAACCTATTGATTTCGAATTCCGTAATGCAAGGGCTGTTGTTCGCCAAGGCAAAAACAGGAGCGTCGGCGAACCGGAAGTCATCATCAAACCATATTCGGGCGAGAAGATGTTCATCGCATAAATCTGGTTGGCGCCTCCCCGTTTGGCAGCAACCATTCGCTTCACGAGATCGGAACCTCGGATATCTTTTTCGTAAGACCCATCTAACGGTTTGATCAGCACCCACAACGGAATCTTGTTGTCGCTTTTACGTGCCTCGACCAACCGACTATAGAGCAGTTTATCAGCGGGGATCGTTTTCTTCAGGCTGACACTCGAATCTTCGTCCTGCTCTACTGGTTCGTTTTTAATCGTAAGGAATGCCGAAGAGGGAACGACGTTTTGGGGTAAGTCCGCATCCCAGGTCCAGCGAACGCCGACCTTCGTATTTCTACCGACGATATCAAAGTGGTTTTTAACAGAGGTGATTGTCTCGCCCAATCCCTTTTCGCCTACGAAACTGAGGTCTTCATCACCACCAAGTTGCCAGTACTGAACCGTCGAGGCGAAGTGAGCGATGGCCGGTTCCAGCGCGCGAGACCAGGATTTCCGCGACATATTGAAGACCTCTCTGACACCGCTCCAGTCCAGTTTGAACTGCTCTCGCAGATCGGGCGGTGGAGACTGTAACACTCCGACCGCGGTAATACCTAAGGACGAAATGTCTTTGAAGAGTTCTGCGACAGGCTGTTGATCCGATTCGAAGGACTGTTTCCAGACGGGGTATTTCATCCAGTTGATGCCCGCCTGTCCCGAAATTCTGCCAAGATCGTCGAGCACGTTGGAAGGGAGTTCTGTATGAATCGACCAACCGAATTCCCCTTTAAGTTCGAAATCCGGATCTTTGTGTTGCACCAGATCCATAATGGCAAAAGAGGTTGTCTGCTGCGCAATCGGATAGTCGTCACGCTTAAGAACAGCGGCTATCTCGTAGAAACCAATTTCCAGGTTTCTCGAATTCAATTCCCAGATGATCTCGTCGACATTCTTTTCGACTTCAATATTCGGATCCTGGGGGCGTTCAATCTGAAATACTTTATGCTGCTGGTTCCCATCGGCGCTGTCTTTTAATGTGAGGTGCAGCGTGTTTTTATGGTCATAGTTCAGACCACTAATTTTAAATTTAACATTGGTGTCTTGAGTTTCCCGGCGTAGGAAATCTTTGAAGTGGGAATAGAAGTCGTTGCTGGAAGAAAGGCGAGGTTTCTTAGCCAATCGAAGTGTGTCGAACCAGACCGTCCCGCGGATGTCTTTTGCTCGTTGGTTAACGACATGCAAGCCAATGAACACATAAGAGACTTCATTCTGCGGCAGGATGTCGCGGATCTCAATTTTCTGCCACTCATTCCATGTGCCGGTGACGGGTTCACTTAAGTAGCGTTGGACCGACTCTCGTTTGGAATTCACCAGGTTGATGGAAATCATCGCTGCAGAGTTCTTCAAACCCTCTGTCCGTATCCAACCTTCAAAAACATACGAGTACAGCGGGTTGATCTGGGCCGCTTTATTAAATGGTGAATAGCAGGCAAAATCACCTCCATTCAAATCGACCCGAAAACTCTGCGGGAATGACGAGCCTGGCTCTGCATCGGCAGGCTTTTGCCCGACACTACGATCAATTCCGCAATTCACGTATTGGGGAAAGTTGTCTCCCTTGCGCCGGTTCCAGTCGTCCGGCATATTGTCGAGGTCCTTGTCACCATCGTAAGGACGCGAAGGATCCTGCTCAAAGGCGAAGTGCAAAACTTCTTCCGAGCCGACGAACGAATCGTTCTCTTCTCCCAGTAAACTCGACGTCGCAGAGGCAGCCTGAACTGGAGCTACGGTCGCACAGATCAGAATCGCGAGGAACATCATCCACCCGTACAGGCCGGCCTGAAAAAATGTTGATCGATTCGAATTCAGCATGCGCGCACCAGAAGCCGGTAAGGGAACAGAAGGTTCTTCTCTTTGTCTGTTCGGAAAGAAGCCGCGGCCGACTGAAGATTATCCGGCAATGCACAATTATGCCGATTTTAGGGGCGAGCATTCTGCAGCCTGTTCTAGTCGTCATATAAACTTATTTGGCTTTCTGGCAAGACGTTAGGTCAAATCGAATGCCGTTCGAACGGTATTGCTGGAAGTCCCGGTCAAAACCCGTTATACCGAGAGTTCGAATCCCCCCTTCGGCCAATCTTTTCCCAAATGACCCGGGAACTTTCCTATGGATTGTGAACAGACCGGGGGCGCTCCCTGATTTATCAGAGAAATGACCTGTATGCTTATTCAGAAATTCGGCATGGCCACGTGGCCTTTCAATCTTCCCATCAAGCAGGCATTGCGGGCCGCCTCCGAAGCGGGCGCCCGAGGTGTGCTGGTGAACGCTCGCACGGAAACTCCCGCACGCGAGATGTCCCTCTCCGCACAACGTGATTTTCGACGGTACCTGGGCGAACTGACATTGAGTTTGACTGGATTCCATTTCCCCACACGACATGCCATTCACGATCAGCAACATCTGGACGAACGTCTCAGTGCAATCAAACAAGCGATGCAGTTCTGCGCAGGGATGAAAACGAAGGTACTCCTCGTGGATATCGGTTCGCTTCCCGAGTCGAGCGAAAGTACCGAAGTGGAATTGAAGACCTTTCACGATGTTCTGACCGATCTGGCGACGTTGGGAAATCACATCGGGGTCACTCCCTGTGTGACGCCCGCGGGAGGAAGTCTGCAACAACTGCGGCAATTACTCGATCAAATCGGCTCTGGCCCAGTCGGGATCAATCTCGACCCGGCGACAGCGGTCTTGAATAAACAGAATCCGACGGAAGTTGTCCGGCTCTTTCATGACCGGCTGCTGCATGTCACGGCTCGTGATGCCACGCGGACGCGTGATGGTATCGGTCAGGAGACCTCTATCGGTCGGGGAGAGGTCGAGTGGGAAGAAGTCCTCGCAGTACTGGCTGAAGTTGAGTACTCGGGTTGGGTGACCGTCCAGCGATCCTCTGGCGAAAAACCAGGGAGCGATATGGAGCAAGGCATCAAGTACTTAAAGAACATTGGAATTGAGTGATTCAAGCTGCGTGAGTCACGGACAGCCAGTCGGTCGAGCAAGTTTGATCTCCCAGTCATCGCCTATCCCAGCCGTATCAAATTCAATACGAAAGCTTCAATTAGAAAGCACAGCATGTCCCACGGTTATGATACGCCCGAGGAAGAGTCGGTCTGGTCGGTATCGGAGTTAACCCGGCAGATGAAGGAACTGCTGGAGTCAAACTTTCCGCTGGTCTGGGTGGCGGGAGAAGTCTCCAGCTGCACCCGCGCCCGTTCCGGCCATATTTACCTGACCTTGAAAGATGAGAATTCCCAGATCAGTGCTGTTATCTGGAAGGGGACTGCCAACCGGCTCAAATTCGATCTGGATGATGGTTTGCAAGTGATCGCTGCGGGAGCCGTGGAGGTCTATCAACCGCGTGGATCTTACCAGCTCATCATCCGGGAACTGATCCCGCAGGGGATGGGCCCTCTGGAACTCGCGTTCCGACAGTTACAGGCTAAGCTGGCCGAAGAAGGTTTGTTCGCGCCGGAACGAAAAAAACTCATTCCTCGGTTTCCGATGCGCATTGCCGTCGTCACCAGTCCAACCAGCGCGGCGGTTCGGGATATGTTACAGGTAATGAGCCGCCGCTGGCCGGTCGCCGAGATTATAGTCGTCCCGGCTCAAGTGCAGGGTGCCCAAGCGGGGGGCGAGATCGCTGCCGGACTGAAAGCGGTCGAATCGATTCCCAATGTCGACGTCGTCATCGTCGGTCGCGGTGGGGGAAGTCTGGAGGACTTATGGGCCTTCAACGAAGAAATCGTCGCTCGCGCTATCGCCGCCTGTCCGATTCCAGTAATCAGTGCCGTCGGACACGAGATAGACGTCACCATCGCCGACCTGGTCGCCGACCGGAGGGCTTTGACTCCCAGTGAAGCGGGAGAGCTTGTGGTTCCCGATTTACGGGACATTCTCGGGGGTGTACGTCAGATTGAGAACGACTTACGCTCGGCCCTGCGAGAACAGGCTCACCGGGCTCGTATGCAACTGGAAGCCCTCGTTTCTCGGCCCGTGTTCGCCCGACCTCTGTCGACTGTGCATGATCGGACGATGCAACTGGATGAGCTGGCGGCGCGACTGAACCAGAACGCTAAACGCGTTGTCCATGAAGGGGGCAATCGATTGCAGAATCTCAGCCGAACGCTGGAAGCCCTCAGTCCGCTGAATGTGCTCAGCCGGGGGTATTCTGTCACCCGGAGACCTGAAACGGGCGAAATCGTCCATCAGTCGGACCAAATTGGGACGGGAGACCGACTGGAGACTTTGATCAGGGATGGAATTTTATATAGTCGGGTAGAGTCCGTAGAAAAAAAGGACTCGATGCCCGAAAATGAAGCCTGAATTCTGAAGTACCTGTTCATTGCACAGGGGCAACCTGGTTCCTTGTTGTCCTCTTTTCAATCGATCCCCTGAATAAGCTCCCAAACAGCACCAGAGAAGTATTGGCCGATGGCGAAAAAAGCAAAAGACAATCAGGAAGAATCTGCTCCCAGTTTTGAGGAGGCACTCACCCGTTTACAGGACATCGTGACCGATCTTGAATCGGGTGAAATGGGACTGGAAACTTCCCTGCAACGCTACGAAGAAGGAGTTGGACTGATTCGTCTCTGCTATCAGACACTGGAAGCGGCGGAACAGAAGATTGAAATCCTGACTCGACTCGACTCAGACGGGGATATCGAGACAGAACCCTTTGACGCCGAATCGACTTTCAGTCAAACCGGAGGAGAGGCGAAACGACGCAAGAGTAGCGTCAGCCGTAGCAAAGCCAAGCCGAAACCCAAACCGGATGAAAGTGAAGACGACCCGGAGGAGGATCCTCGAAAACTTCTGTTTTAAATTGTGTCCCGTATCTGTCACTGATTTCGTGATAGAACATGTTCATATTCTACTCTTCTGTTTAATGACATCCGGATAACTCCGCCGCCCAGTTTTCCGACGCCCCCTATCAACCTTTTGCGAAGCTGAATTTCTACATGAGCCTGTTTCGTCCTAATATCGATCAAATGCAGGGGTATGTTCCCGGTGAACAACCTCAGGAAAAAGACTGGATCAAGCTGAATACGAATGAGAATCCGTATTCGCATTCGCCGCGCGTCGCCGAAGCCATTGAGAAAGCGGCGCGGAGCCGACTGAACGTCTACCCCGACCCGCTCGTGAAAAGTTTCCGGGAAGAGGCGTCTAAACTATTCAACGTGGATCCCGACTGGATCCTGCCGGCGAATGGAAGTGATGAAAACCTGACGATTCTCGTTCGCAGTTTTGTGGATCCTGGTGAGGTGATCTCTTACGCCTATCCCAGCTACGTACTGTATGAATCGCTGGCGGAAATTCAGGGATGCCCGTGTGAACGATTACTGCTGAACGAGGACTGGTCCTGGGACCTGGATCGGGTACAGCCTCAGGTGGATAAGTCGAAGCTGCTGTTCGTTCCCAATCCGAATTCGCCTTCCGGCACATTATGGGATGATGAGACGCTCATTAAACTGATCCCGCCGAAGGGCATATTGGTACTGGACCAGGCTTATGGTGATTTCTGTGACTCGCCTGATAAAGGATCGCTTATCAAGGGCGAGCATGGTGCTCAGGTCGTCATCACGCGAACCTTAAGTAAGTCTTACAGCTTGGCCGGAATTCGTTTTGGATTCTCCATCGCGCAACCCGATCTAATCGCGGGAATGCGGAAAGTCAAAGACAGTTACAACTGCAATACACTCTCGATCGCAGCCGCAACTGCAGCAATGCAAGATCAAGAGTGGATGCAGAAAAACGCCCGACGAATTCAAGTGACACGCGAACGATTAACACTCGCCCTGCGCCTGCTCGGTTTCGATGTGCAAGATAGTCAAACGAATTTTGTCTGGGCGACTCATCCGAAACGGGACCACGAACAACTTTACCAGGAACTGAAGGCTCGCCGGATTCTCGTGCGTTTTATGAAGTTCCCCGATACGATCAATGGTCTT is part of the Polystyrenella longa genome and harbors:
- a CDS encoding ABC transporter permease yields the protein MSVWQIIIKEISHRKLNFCLSLLAVAVAVGFLTGALSLLKAESEITHWLQDQQQAEFTRKIELKEQEVQQAGAELQDAVRKITKGLGFNILILPENQDLNQLHLEGELSETFPEEYVTRLAESKIVTINHLLPMVSEKLNWEEQGMEIILTGTRGEVPFLHRVSKKPLQDQVPAGQMVIGHQIQQQLKLKTGDQVTLKGKEFEISEVREEQGTVDDSTVWINLKEAQELLDRQNLLNAILALECNCATLDRVTEIREELASVLPGTKIIERGPPALARAEARNKAKQTAEESLAREKIMGEALLADEQGNRKQREQQLSFFTTMMVAFIIICATMWLGLLTYNNVRQRRNEIAILRAFGVRSYQILTTIIGRNILIGILGAFAGILLGIVAGSFYAEWSSVQASAAYEAPLNLQSSDLRDGSSLLLVFLLAPVLALIAGWFPALLASREDPASILQSEN
- a CDS encoding ABC transporter ATP-binding protein produces the protein MLLQAKQAVKRFSTGSRNEVTAVNDVSLELAAGEFLAIQGPSGGGKSTLLLMLGGLLRPESGTIKINGRQLYELSSEERAALRATEIGFVFQQFHLIPYLTVRENVLAPGLAPRPAGKVLAHAELEQRADELINSFGLESRANHKPGELSTGERQRTALARALLFSPPLLLADEPTGNLDDENARIVLTAMKDYCAAGGGVLLVTHDARASEFADRTLTIRDGELQTENVSA
- a CDS encoding MoaD/ThiS family protein yields the protein MRVTVEYMAQIKRAAGHGREEIELPEESTLADALQLLAKSHGEPLSVMLLDATGQPINSLLLFLGQDQVRLEENPLLVDGSELTISTPISGG
- a CDS encoding DUF420 domain-containing protein: MYLFAQQIADTVATETPEWVHQLPTVNAGLNGLATVLLMWGFIAIKQGKRETHKLIMLSTFGVSTAFLACYLVYHAALHHYTGSGSRAFTGTGIIRPIYFGILITHVILAMVIAVMVPITMYRGLTHQWNRHRRIAKITFPLWLYVSVTGVVIYFMLYHLG
- a CDS encoding dipeptidase — protein: MDRRTFLCSTAALTAATSALSAQTTSASDDVAELNPVQALTERLPPRMQHVREVALNMLKPSASELEQGLQLHADSLVFDSYSFAPRAAVDGDAIAAAIEAGASHSEVEEMREDMMMTRFVSNLAEQQEYLNAWRVSGVTSIFQNAGQEGQDPLRLLKRLARFTYATDILKDYVSKAAVPADVEAAKAAGKHCLYMTGNGVPLAQQWISIPEELQYVRIFYELGIRMMHLTYQRRNMIGDGCGEKSDAGLSDFGREAIAEMNRVGIIPDCAHSGWRTSREAAEVSGKPVVASHSTAGGIYPHFRSKPDDVVKAIVDSGGYVGICCIPRYLRGKGDLTTMLDHVDYIAKKFGVDHVAIGTDIAWTSQYAGEENRKIPKRPRSREPFRSLWPSDDYKTTSEATDSLSWINWPLYTVGLLQRGYSEEDIRKIIGGNVMRVAKETIQISES
- a CDS encoding Nif3-like dinuclear metal center hexameric protein, yielding MTTVADLIAYFDELTPPELAESWDNVGLLIGRETATIQSMLTCLTLTPDVAAEAVKQNVDLVVSHHPILFRPVQQITTATVEGSMLLDLIESQIAVFSPHTRYDSAPSGINQQLAELLGLTHIEPLRPLEDQSVGPHSLAGAGRWGRLKTPVPFDEFVARVKELLNVPALSLSGASKEQIATVGIACGSAGEFLSDAARVGCDLFITGEARFHTAFEARELDIALLLAGHYQTERPAMELLAEKLQRKFPGVEVYSSQQEQDPFRWK
- a CDS encoding sugar phosphate isomerase/epimerase family protein, with product MATWPFNLPIKQALRAASEAGARGVLVNARTETPAREMSLSAQRDFRRYLGELTLSLTGFHFPTRHAIHDQQHLDERLSAIKQAMQFCAGMKTKVLLVDIGSLPESSESTEVELKTFHDVLTDLATLGNHIGVTPCVTPAGGSLQQLRQLLDQIGSGPVGINLDPATAVLNKQNPTEVVRLFHDRLLHVTARDATRTRDGIGQETSIGRGEVEWEEVLAVLAEVEYSGWVTVQRSSGEKPGSDMEQGIKYLKNIGIE
- the xseA gene encoding exodeoxyribonuclease VII large subunit, giving the protein MSHGYDTPEEESVWSVSELTRQMKELLESNFPLVWVAGEVSSCTRARSGHIYLTLKDENSQISAVIWKGTANRLKFDLDDGLQVIAAGAVEVYQPRGSYQLIIRELIPQGMGPLELAFRQLQAKLAEEGLFAPERKKLIPRFPMRIAVVTSPTSAAVRDMLQVMSRRWPVAEIIVVPAQVQGAQAGGEIAAGLKAVESIPNVDVVIVGRGGGSLEDLWAFNEEIVARAIAACPIPVISAVGHEIDVTIADLVADRRALTPSEAGELVVPDLRDILGGVRQIENDLRSALREQAHRARMQLEALVSRPVFARPLSTVHDRTMQLDELAARLNQNAKRVVHEGGNRLQNLSRTLEALSPLNVLSRGYSVTRRPETGEIVHQSDQIGTGDRLETLIRDGILYSRVESVEKKDSMPENEA
- a CDS encoding exodeoxyribonuclease VII small subunit, with amino-acid sequence MAKKAKDNQEESAPSFEEALTRLQDIVTDLESGEMGLETSLQRYEEGVGLIRLCYQTLEAAEQKIEILTRLDSDGDIETEPFDAESTFSQTGGEAKRRKSSVSRSKAKPKPKPDESEDDPEEDPRKLLF
- the hisC gene encoding histidinol-phosphate transaminase; translated protein: MSLFRPNIDQMQGYVPGEQPQEKDWIKLNTNENPYSHSPRVAEAIEKAARSRLNVYPDPLVKSFREEASKLFNVDPDWILPANGSDENLTILVRSFVDPGEVISYAYPSYVLYESLAEIQGCPCERLLLNEDWSWDLDRVQPQVDKSKLLFVPNPNSPSGTLWDDETLIKLIPPKGILVLDQAYGDFCDSPDKGSLIKGEHGAQVVITRTLSKSYSLAGIRFGFSIAQPDLIAGMRKVKDSYNCNTLSIAAATAAMQDQEWMQKNARRIQVTRERLTLALRLLGFDVQDSQTNFVWATHPKRDHEQLYQELKARRILVRFMKFPDTINGLLTGLRITVGTDTEIDTFLEKLKEII